The Halorhodospira halophila SL1 genomic sequence AGACGGAATCGCTGGAGGTCCTCAACGAGGACGAGCGCAACGAGCTGCTCGAGCGCGCCGGGGCGCTGATCACCCAGCTCGACCAGGGGGCCGGGGTGCTCATCCTCTCCGACGCCTACGGCTCCACCCCCTCCAACGTGGCGGTGGCGGCCAGCACCCACCGCCGCTGCCGGGTGGTGACCGGCCTCAACCTGCCGATGCTCCTGCGGGTGTTCAACTACCCCGGGCGATCCCTTGAGGAACTGGCCGAATCCGCGGCCGCCGGCGGCCGAGCCGGTATCATCGCGGTCGGCGAAGGAGCACCGCCGTCATGATCGAGCAACAAGCCACCATTCAAAACCCGCTCGGGCTTCACGCCCGGGCCGCCGCCCGCTTCGTGACCATTGCCAGCGAGTACGAGAGCGAGATCCACGTCCGCTACGGCGAAAAGCGCGTCAACGGCAAGAGCATCATGGGCCTGATGATGCTCGCCGCCGCCCACCAGGCCACCCTCACCATCGAGGC encodes the following:
- a CDS encoding PTS sugar transporter subunit IIA — translated: MRVGLLIVAHRHIGSEILATASRTLGICPLQTESLEVLNEDERNELLERAGALITQLDQGAGVLILSDAYGSTPSNVAVAASTHRRCRVVTGLNLPMLLRVFNYPGRSLEELAESAAAGGRAGIIAVGEGAPPS
- a CDS encoding HPr family phosphocarrier protein, with translation MIEQQATIQNPLGLHARAAARFVTIASEYESEIHVRYGEKRVNGKSIMGLMMLAAAHQATLTIEAEGTDAEPALEALVRLVTEGFGETEHG